The DNA sequence ACCCTATGGCATCGCGATCGACGATAGCGCAGGGGTGATGTATGTGGCGGACGCGCAGAACCACTGCATCCGTCGGATCCAGAACGGTGGTGTGACCACCTTGGCGGGAAGCGGTTCACAAGGCGACCAGGATGGACAAGGTGCGAACGCCAGGTTCTATGTGCCGACAGGTGTTTACTACCATGATGGACATGTATACGTCACGGACAATGGCAATCACAAGGTCAAGCGGATCGATCAACAGGGCAACGTGGTGACCATCGCCGGTACAGGTGCACCGGGTACGACGAACGGCCCGGGCAGCATCGCCAAGTTCTATAATCCCGTAGAAGTTGCCGTGCGGCATGATGGTGTGGTGTTCGTGTCCGATTATGGGAACCACACGATCCGAAAGATCGAGAATGGCGTGGTCTCCACGTTCGCTGGTAATCCCGGGAATTCAGGCGACCAACTGGGTACAGGCATCAACGCGCGGTTCAACCGCCCCACAGGTATCGCATTCGATACCCTCGAAATTCTCTATGTCGCGGACCAAATGAACCACAAGGTGAAAGTGATCTCATCGACCGGTGTGGTCAGTCTGTTGGCCGGAAATGGCAATCAGGCGAGCGTGGATGGCCTGGGTCCTGCCGCTTCGTTCACACGACCGACATACATGGCGTGGGATCCGACCGGTGGTCTGATGGTGGCCGAATGGATGGGCAACCTGATCCGAAGGATCACCCTTCAGGGTTCGGTCACCACCGTTGCAGGAACAGGGCAGGTCGGCTACTTTGACGGACCTGTATTGGATGCCATGTTCAATGCACCATATGGGATCGCGGTGGACACAAGGGGAAATGCCTACATCGGTGACAAGGAGAATCATGTCGTCCGGTACCTTGCAAAGGAGGGCGAAAGCCTGCTCAACCTCTCCGACCTCTCCACCACCACCCCCCTCATCCTCCACCCCAACCCCGCCAGCTCCATGGCCACGGTGCGATGGTCGGGCCCTTCCGCCCCTGCGACCGCGGAGCTGATCGATGCCCGGGGCGCCCGCGTACAGGCCGATGTGCGGCGCTTCGCCGATCGTGTGGAACTGGATGTCGCCGCGCTTCCGGCCGGGCTCTACACGGTGCGACTGAGCGGCGACGCGCTGGTGGGTACGGCCCGGTTGGTGCGTGACTGAGCCTGCGCTCAACGACCGGTGGCCCGCACCCAGGTCTGCGTGCGGTACAGGAAGGCGATGTAGCCCCGCACCTTCAGGGTGCCGTCCTCCACCCACAGCTTGCAGCTGTACTCCTTGCCGTTCTCCGGGTCCAGGATGGTGCCATCCTCCCACGCATCGCCGTCAGCCACCATGTCGCGGATCACCTCCAGGCCCAGGATGAGCTGGTTCTTGTGGTCCCCGGGGCAGAGGTCGCACACCGCATCCAGCTTCGACCTGTCGTACAGGTCCACGATGCGGCCGTAGGCCTTGCCGTTGCGCACCGTGATCTCCACCACGCTGCGCGGCTTTCCGGTGACGTCATCCACGGATGACCAGCGCCCGGTGATGTCGTTGGCGGAGCGCGGGGGCTGGGCGGCCGCGGGCATGGCGACCGCCAACAGGCACGGAAGGAGGAGCGCACGCATGGGTCAAAAGGTACGGCCGATGCCCACGACATAGCGGAAGGCGACGTGGTCGGTCCCGCTCACCGGGATGGAGGAGAGCACAAGCGGCATGTCGAAGCGGAGGGTGAGCGGTTCAAGGTCCACCAGCGGGCCCCAGCGCTTGATGGTGAGGGCGGCGCCCAGGCCGGCATCGGCGCGGGGGGTGGCCAGCTCCAGGCGCTGTGCATCGCCATCGGTGCGGCGGTAGCCCATGCTGCCCACATCGCCGAAGAGGTACACGTCCAGGTGCAGGTACCGGTGCAGGCCCCTGGGGCGGAAACGGACCAGCCCGTCGAGATCGAGCTCGGCGTTGAGCGCCATGCCGGTATTGCCGCGGTAGGTGAGCACCTGGGCGCCATCGGCGGTGGTCTCCGGGGCCAGATAGCCCGCATAGCCGCGCAGGTTGAGCCCGCCGCCGTGGTGGAAATGGCCCACTTCCGCGCCATAGGCGCCCGTCCAGTCGTTCGGCACCGGACCGATGCTGCGGGTGAACTTGTTCTCCATCAGTTCCTCGGGTGCCGCGCCGTTGAGGTAGAGCCCCGTCTCCACGTTGTTGGTCCCGGTGCCGTATTGGGCCAGCCCGCGCAGGTGCAGGTCGAGCCCGGCGAAGCGCAGCGTGTTGCGGGTGGTGATGCGCACATGGGCGCCCTGGTCCACCGAGCCCGCCACGGGTTGTCGCAGGCGCAGCTCCGCGCGGCCGCGCAGCGGACCGGCGCGGTAACTGCGGTCCACGGTGAGGTCCAGCAGGCCGGAGAGCGCGTTCAAGGTCCACTCGTCGGGGTACAGCAGGTAGGTGAGGTCGCTGGTGTCCCGCCGGATCATGTAGCGCATGTCGGCGCTCACGGTGGTGCGTTCGTCCGGTATGGTCCAGCTGGCGCCGCCGCCGTACAGCTCCAGGCCGTCCAAGTGCCGGGCCTGCACGCGGACGCTGGAGCCCTTCAACAGGCGCGTGGTGCCGGTGCTGTAGCGCAGCACGTAGGAGAGGGCGTCGTGGCGGGTGTCCACACCGCCGTCGGGCAGGGCCTGGCCCAGGCCGGTGTTCACCCAGGCGGACAGCCTCACTTGATGCGTATGGCGGAAGTAGCTGCCGTGGAGGTGGGCGCCCACTTTGAGGCCGTCGAAGCCGTTCCACCACAGGTCCGGTCGACCGAAGGCCTCGTAGTGGCGGCGGTCGGGCGGGTTGCGCACGTGGTGATCGAAGGCGATGCTCACGGCTCGCGGCAGGCTGTTGTCCGGCTGGTAGGCGTCGGCCAGGCGCAGGCTGGTGTCGATGCGGACGGAGGCGATGCCCGTGGGGATGTCCACGCGGGCCACATACGTGCGCCGGAGCCTGTCCCAGCCGGTCCAGCGCGGCAGCACGGTGGCCGTGGTCGGCTTCGTATACCAGCTGGTGGGAATGTGGAAATCGTGCACCGTTCCGTCGCGCGCGGTCACCTGCAGGTCGATGGGCATGGCGATGCCACCGCGCCGCCGCAAGCGGATGGTCTGCCCTTCGCTGCGCATGCGGCGTGTGATCCCGCACACCCGGTAGTCCACCAGCTTGTCCGTCGTCAGCCAGGCATCGAAGAAGGGGTTGAGGTCCACGCCGGTGCTGCGCACGAAGCTCTGCCGCATGTCGGCCACGGTGGGGTGGCAGAGGTACCATTGCCGGAAGTAGTGCTGCAGGGCGGCGAGGAACACGCTGTCGCCGAGCAGGTACTGCAGGTTGTACAGCATGGTGGCCGTCTTGTAGTAGACGTGTCCGTAGCCGCCGCCGCGCCCTTCCACCGGACCGAAGCCATCGCTGTGCGTGTCGATGGGCGGCAGTTCGTTGCGGACGGCATCGCGCATGTATCCGCGGTACACCTCGGATTCGCGCACAAGTTCCGGCCGGGTGAAGCGGGACACGTAGCGCCCTCTGGGCGCGTCCTCCACCAGCGTGTCGCCGTCGATGTGCTCCAGGCCCCAGCTGGTGAGGAACTGGGTGAAGCC is a window from the Flavobacteriales bacterium genome containing:
- a CDS encoding DUF2147 domain-containing protein, giving the protein MPAAAQPPRSANDITGRWSSVDDVTGKPRSVVEITVRNGKAYGRIVDLYDRSKLDAVCDLCPGDHKNQLILGLEVIRDMVADGDAWEDGTILDPENGKEYSCKLWVEDGTLKVRGYIAFLYRTQTWVRATGR
- a CDS encoding M1 family metallopeptidase; translated protein: MTHRSLTPLALLCLLAPALAQRFDALHPPNTYRNADNPHYWRNRPPHEAYWQQDVHYTLRARLDEVADRIEGEGTLLYWNNSPDTLRHVFFHLYQNAYNAGSHADLMEHGRPTRGDTVEHGTTLAYLRTGAIDLRTELDNTMLKAWLPEPLPPGGRITFTMAFTTHYGMDVQRRMKLFNAWGFKHYDGVHWYPRIAVYDAHMGWDTQQHLGHELYGDFGTFDVTLDMPNDMVVEATGWLQNRDEVLPRELRERLDLARFAGKPWNEAPSVVTPYEPGRRKRWRYHAENVHDFAFTADPTYRIGEAWWNGVQCIALAQEPHAAGWQNAAGYTARIIETFSRDIGPYVYPKMVVADARDGMEYPMLTLDGGRDPEYRGLLVHEVGHNWFYGMVGNNETYRALLDEGFTQFLTSWGLEHIDGDTLVEDAPRGRYVSRFTRPELVRESEVYRGYMRDAVRNELPPIDTHSDGFGPVEGRGGGYGHVYYKTATMLYNLQYLLGDSVFLAALQHYFRQWYLCHPTVADMRQSFVRSTGVDLNPFFDAWLTTDKLVDYRVCGITRRMRSEGQTIRLRRRGGIAMPIDLQVTARDGTVHDFHIPTSWYTKPTTATVLPRWTGWDRLRRTYVARVDIPTGIASVRIDTSLRLADAYQPDNSLPRAVSIAFDHHVRNPPDRRHYEAFGRPDLWWNGFDGLKVGAHLHGSYFRHTHQVRLSAWVNTGLGQALPDGGVDTRHDALSYVLRYSTGTTRLLKGSSVRVQARHLDGLELYGGGASWTIPDERTTVSADMRYMIRRDTSDLTYLLYPDEWTLNALSGLLDLTVDRSYRAGPLRGRAELRLRQPVAGSVDQGAHVRITTRNTLRFAGLDLHLRGLAQYGTGTNNVETGLYLNGAAPEELMENKFTRSIGPVPNDWTGAYGAEVGHFHHGGGLNLRGYAGYLAPETTADGAQVLTYRGNTGMALNAELDLDGLVRFRPRGLHRYLHLDVYLFGDVGSMGYRRTDGDAQRLELATPRADAGLGAALTIKRWGPLVDLEPLTLRFDMPLVLSSIPVSGTDHVAFRYVVGIGRTF